The Plasmodium malariae genome assembly, chromosome: 3 genome window below encodes:
- the PmUG01_03029800 gene encoding conserved Plasmodium protein, unknown function, whose product MKRKNYYSSSNKYEDNERYDGKKKNDLVSKERKKDEHKKYDDKRKGDDKHVDYSSNRKKEEEKKHYKKHEEEKKKSVNKYDSKKHHDKKKYEEKKYEQKKFEEEEEEEERRKRAKKEDKRYEDIRHPERKQSEWKHDDARYDHKKDSRKKSNEWKDAHKKYDEKRKGKINNDRKDEDCAYPYERSEYDRESSTRRHVNRNMSKIMSTNMSKNMSRNVSRNVSRNASKNASKNASKNASRNRNISVNSKRMVRYNDQNNYASVSPDDNYSKRNNSINKTGRSEYRSRSVSNEMFYGNYRNSKKKIDQKFANNMMHHHHNHLNYDHDYNYDRLNHPHHLGRYDKDESNTNNDKSKRVAYNMDDTSIKRRNRSSTDMKNKHEYEERGVNDYPVMFNQNSVWYNANVNADVNADVNANINANANINANANINANVSANYNDIKNYNSSGFYYYEEEQKMGNKKNKKFRDYKMKNMKNRGSNNMFTNNKALNALANDDYENIDSNSIHIGTNSNNININNNNSNNNNNYNYNSNNNSNNNNNNYNYNYNNSNNSNNSNNNNNNINNSNNINNSNNINNSNNGAIQTEDNHNNMMVSQSMKNFINTNLSNPMGLSTNSSMNLISYNNNLTPSTFKSNIIKNANNMSYSACSNNNDVSYNRSNNVFNENQTNSLGINSHSNYSSTHIGNSNNPSNSVNGGTIKNGFIMSSSNNNISIVHEDPREIFNSNKKKIMQSNGIADHSSFAIPPPPYSDNRFYNNNMNIPPPGNRKALVLLPNDNQMKMNNMSSVGGMNNPNMINNPNMINNPNMINNPNMINNPNMINNPNMINNPNMINNPNMINNPNMINNPNMINNPNMINNPSMMNNPNMINNPSMMNHFNQVDPMQNRQMKGLNNMNTLICDVDTKEKNLENTLPNIPNKNMVNIIPPPPDIDNKKNKMMTSPNSMFSDNNNNNNSNNNNNSNNNNNNSNNNNNNSNNNNNNNNNNSNNSNNNSNNNNSSAPPNIPRYSNNSLMNRNALAPPFNSMVSSTNSSNNIMNGNNIMSASNIMNNNQKISNMKFAEKMSSNPNYISLNANNIPLSPNMPMHNNRKINLAKNSSQMRNNIVTNIIEDAVVDFNEESSMMSLHHPLNNNSNNSNKNIPPNVLGNKMYTMSNNEHMDNFNMMNDCYDESSRPTQNHYPPISSVVMTHNNVMNDTNGISAFNSKNMMASMSKLQNSVILSKNASSNAFLMGGTVGTVGVVGHVGSNMNMPATFKASNYNESSEHMMMMNYEEINANAYPNNNLSSNHNEHLKAIHMSEHTMELKNEYIMRSRFSASNSVETPSAMSNNQEKNMEKEKDNEKNDEDEGNTGDNHDDDDDHNDGTVSHVNENILHTTISGGSEYKNIRNKKELTKEEKLHEWLEQQLVNQTDILSDAFHLIPLMSSWRKAPHVVLGGSNSSSSSSSSSSSSSSSSSSNSSSSSSSSISSSSNRNNPSLAISRNKEIPLSVDNKDDNFLHAHVQFRGTTGEYMHEEDFFSNLHFDEKEKFMFKELITYKMLEMQSASQMRDDTTGSDVSIGVSTPIDYTSMDRWSIIAKDNYYQTVKSSTPDDDNSEQNFLNNLKYLITSTNRKMQKEKQKKRYMKNTKIDSNFLRNFGKTKSNDIRRNWMNDFLDLNENLFTYVNDNNKNEENKYEKLVSANDGTVDQKNKNTNEEDSIQNDQGTNNHFLNIVKSNLKRPFSLLTMFSKKEEKKGEEEQGNGDDTLDNRVFSFLPDSTYNGTSDELPKKEQHEKEVLQTNEEYLKELNDLCFKLNSDVNLSLDKPNFCYKRYLLDILLQKYSSSTKENLMNKHLLNDFMHISSSNLFFLNEYTIISEETM is encoded by the coding sequence atgaaaaggaaaaactactacagtagtagtaataaatatgaagatAATGAAAGATAtgatgggaaaaaaaaaaatgatctAGTGTccaaggaaagaaaaaaagatgaacacaaaaaatatgatgatAAACGAAAAGGGGATGACAAACATGTAGATTACTCTAGTAACAGGAAGAAGGAGGAAGAGAAGaaacattataaaaaacatgaagaggaaaaaaaaaaaagtgttaaCAAATATGACAGTAAAAAACATCATGATAAAAAGAAGTATGAAGAGAAAAAGTATGAACAAAAGAAATtcgaagaagaagaagaagaagaagaaaggCGTAAAAGAGCGAAAAAGGAGGATAAAAGGTACGAAGATATAAGGCATCCTGAAAGGAAGCAAAGCGAGTGGAAGCATGACGATGCAAGGTATGACCACAAAAAAGacagtagaaaaaaaagcaatgAATGGAAAGATGCTCATAAAAAATAcgatgaaaaaagaaaggggAAAATAAACAATGATAGGAAGGATGAGGACTGTGCATACCCTTACGAGAGGAGTGAGTATGACAGAGAGTCATCTACTCGTAGGCATGTAAACAGAAACATGAGTAAAATCATGAGCACAAATATGAGTAAAAACATGAGCAGAAACGTGAGCAGAAACGTGAGCAGGAATGCGAGTAAAAATGCGAGTAAAAATGCGAGTAAAAATGCGAgtagaaatagaaatatttctGTTAATAGTAAACGCATGGTTAGGTATAATgatcaaaataattatgcatCCGTAAGTCCGGATGATAATTATTCTAAACGGAATAATAGTATTAACAAGACAGGAAGGAGTGAATACAGGAGTAGAAGTGTTAGCAATGAAATGTTTTATGGTAACTATCGTAAcagcaaaaaaaagataGACCAGAAATTTGCAAACAACATGATGCACCATCATCATAATCATCTTAATTATGATCATGATTATAATTATGATCGTCTTAATCATCCGCATCATTTAGGCAGGTATGATAAGGATGAGAGTAATACAAACAATGATAAGTCCAAGCGCGTGGCATATAATATGGATGATACTAGTATAAAGAGAAGAAATCGTAGTAGTAcagatatgaaaaataagcaTGAATATGAAGAAAGGGGAGTAAATGATTATCCAGTCATGTTTAATCAAAACAGTGTTTGGTATAATGCAAATGTAAATGCAGATGTAAATGCAGATGTAAATGCAAATATAAATGCAAATGCAAATATAAATGCAAATGCAAATATAAATGCAAATGTAAGTGCAAATTACAATGACATAAAAAACTACAATTCTAGtggtttttattattatgaggAGGAGCAAAAGatgggaaataaaaaaaataaaaaatttagagattacaaaatgaaaaatatgaagaatagAGGTTCAAACAACATGTTTACAAATAACAAAGCATTGAATGCACTGGCAAATGATGACTATGAAAACATAGATAGTAACAGTATTCATATCGGTACTAACAGTAAcaacattaatattaataataataatagtaataacaataacaattacaattataatagtaataataatagtaataataacaataataattataattataattataataatagcaataatagcaataatagtaataataataataataatatcaataatagtaataatatcaataatagtaataatatcaataatagtaataatggtGCGATCCAAACGGAAGATAACCATAATAATATGATGGTGTCTCAAtctatgaaaaattttataaacacGAATTTGTCCAATCCTATGGGGTTATCAACGAACAGTTCGATGAACTTAATTAGTTACAATAACAACTTAACTCCCTCAACATTTAAAAgcaatattataaaaaatgccAACAACATGTCGTACAGTGCTTGCAGTAATAACAATGATGTATCTTATAATAGAAGTAATAATGTGTTTAACGAAAATCAAACGAATTCATTGGGTATTAATAGTCATAGTAATTACAGTAGTACCCACATtggtaatagtaataacccGTCCAACTCAGTGAATGGTGGTACCATAAAAAATGGTTTTATAAtgagtagtagtaataacaatatttcTATTGTGCATGAAGACCCAAGGGAAATTTTCaattctaataaaaaaaaaattatgcaatCAAATGGTATTGCAGATCACTCAAGCTTTGCTATTCCACCACCTCCATACAGTGATAATAGATTTTACAACAACAATATGAACATACCACCACCAGGTAATAGGAAGGCTCTGGTCCTTCTTCCGAACGACAATCAGATGAAAATGAACAACATGAGCAGTGTAGGTGGTATGAACAACCCGAATATGATTAACAATCCGAATATGATTAACAATCCGAATATGATTAACAATCCGAATATGATTAACAATCCGAATATGATTAACAATCCGAATATGATTAACAATCCGAATATGATTAACAACCCGAATATGATTAACAACCCGAATATGATTAACAATCCGAATATGATTAACAATCCGAATATGATTAACAATCCGAGCATGATGAACAACCCGAATATGATTAACAATCCGAGCATGATGAACCACTTTAACCAGGTTGACCCCATGCAAAATAGACAAATGAAAGGGCTGAACAACATGAACACGTTAATTTGCGATGTGGACAcgaaagagaaaaatttagaaaatactTTACCAAATATACCAAACAAAAATATGGTTAACATTATCCCCCCACCTCCAGatatagataataaaaaaaataaaatgatgaCATCTCCTAATTCGATGTTtagtgataataataataataataatagtaataataataataatagtaataataataataataatagtaataataataataataatagtaataataataataataataataataataatagtaataatagtaataataatagtaataataataattcctCTGCCCCCCCGAATATACCAAGATATAGCAACAACAGTTTAATGAATAGGAATGCCCTTGCCCCCCCCTTTAACAGTATGGTGAGTAGTACCAACAGTAGTAACAATATTATGAAcggtaataatattatgagCGCCAGTAACATTATGAACAATAATCAAAAGATTAGCAATATGAAATTTGCCGAAAAAATGTCAAGTAACCCCAATTATATATCCCTAAATGCAAATAATATACCTCTTTCTCCTAATATGCCTATGCACAATAATAGGAAAATTAATTTAGCAAAAAACTCTAGTCAGATGAGAAATAACATAGTGACGAATATAATAGAAGATGCTGTAGTTGATTTCAACGAGGAGAGTAGTATGATGAGCTTACATCATCcacttaataataatagtaataatagtaacaagAACATTCCTCCAAACGTGTTAGGTAATAAGATGTACACGATGAGTAATAATGAACATATGGACAATTTCAACATGATGAACGATTGCTATGATGAGAGTAGTAGACCCACCCAAAACCATTATCCACCTATAAGCAGTGTAGTAATGACTCATAACAATGTAATGAATGATACGAACGGTATTTCAGCATtcaatagtaaaaatatgatgGCTTCTATGTCGAAGCTACAAAATAGTGTTATCCTTTCGAAGAATGCGAGTAGTAATGCGTTCTTAATGGGTGGAACAGTAGGAACAGTTGGAGTTGTGGGTCATGTTGGATCAAATATGAACATGCCTGCAACTTTTAAGGCGTCAAATTATAACGAGTCGAGTGAACatatgatgatgatgaaCTATGAAGAGATTAATGCAAATGCATACCCGAATAACAATTTGAGTAGTAATCATAATGAACATTTGAAGGCAATTCATATGTCTGAACATACAatggaattaaaaaatgaatacataATGAGAAGTAGGTTCAGTGCAAGTAATTCTGTAGAAACCCCTAGTGCAATGAGTAATaatcaagaaaaaaatatggaaaaggaaaaagacaACGAAAAGAATGATGAGGATGAGGGTAATACTGGTGATAATCATGACGATGATGATGATCATAATGATGGCACTGTCTCTCATGTGAACGAAAATATTTTGCATACCACTATTTCTGGTGGCagtgaatataaaaatataagaaataaaaaagaattaacgAAAGAAGAGAAGTTACATGAGTGGCTTGAACAACAGCTTGTCAACCAGACAGACATTTTATCAGACGCTTTTCACTTAATACCATTAATGTCCAGTTGGAGAAAAGCACCCCATGTAGTCCTAGGTGGTAGTaacagtagtagtagtagtagcagtagtagtagcagtagtagcagcagtagtagcagcaatagtagcagcagtagtagcagcagtattagtagcagtagtaataGAAATAACCCTTCATTGGCCATATCCCGCAATAAGGAAATACCATTATCTGTAGATAATAAGGATGACAATTTCTTACATGCACATGTACAGTTTAGAGGAACAACTGGTGAGTATATGCATGAAGAGGACTTCTTTTCAAATTTGCATTTTGacgaaaaagagaaatttaTGTTTAAGGAATTAATCACCTATAAGATGTTAGAGATGCAAAGTGCAAGTCAAATGAGGGATGATACCACTGGTTCAGATGTTTCCATAGGTGTCAGTACTCCCATTGATTACACTTCTATGGATAGGTGGAGCATCATTGCGAAGGATAACTACTATCAGACAGTGAAGAGTAGTACCCCTGATGATGATAACTCTGAGCAGAATTTTTTGAACAACTTGAAGTATCTAATCACATCAACGAATAGAAAAATGcagaaagaaaaacaaaaaaaaaggtatatgAAGAATACAAAAATTGACTCCAATTTTTTACGAAATTTTGGAAAAACCAAAAGTAATGACATCCGTAGAAATTGGATGAACGATTTTTTGGATTTGAATGAAAACTTATTTACTTATGTAAATGATAAcaacaaaaatgaagaaaacaAATATGAAAAGTTAGTTTCAGCTAACGATGGAACTGTGGACCAAAAGAATAAGAATACAAATGAGGAAGACTCTATCCAAAATGACCAAGGAACGAATAATCACTTTCTAAATATTGTTAAGTCTAATTTGAAAAGACCCTTCTCCTTGTTAACAATGTTTAGTAAAaaggaagagaaaaaaggagAGGAAGAACAAGGGAATGGTGATGATACATTGGATAATAGGGTATTCAGCTTCTTACCCGATAGCACATATAACGGCACATCGGATGAACTTCCAAAAAAGGAACAACATGAAAAAGAAGTCCTCCAAACGAAtgaagaatatttaaaagaactaaatgatttatgttttaaactCAATTCAGATGTAAATTTAAGTTTAGACAAACCTAATTTCTGCTACAAACGTTATTTGCTCGACATACTATTACAGAAATATTCTAGTAGCACAAAAGAGAACCTTATGAATAAACACTTGCTAAATGATTTTATGCACATCTCTTCAtctaatttgttttttttaaatgagtACACCATCATATCAGAAGAAACCATGTAA
- the PmUG01_03029900 gene encoding dynactin subunit 5, putative has product MDLTNLISDSYVESYNTATFQKCEQFSRSDYILTASGNKVCKDSTLCGMKNIHMLGKSIIKNKAILRGDLSSLYFGKYVIIGRKTLICPCFISNKESLNNTAHINTDRNNPNEENKLNKSLYVPVSIGNYVYIGNDCIVKAALIGNNVIIGNNCVIGERVVIKDNVIIKDNTFIPNDTNIAPFSKYAGCPAKFVKLLPESAEMFLKDIPYMHYKNFTPEI; this is encoded by the coding sequence atgGACTTGACAAACTTAATCAGTGATAGTTATGTAGAGTCTTACAACACAGCTACATTTCAGAAATGTGAACAATTCAGTCGTTCGGATTACATATTAACAGCATCAGGAAATAAGGTGTGCAAAGACTCCACTTTATGCggaatgaaaaatatacacatgcTAGGTAAatctattataaaaaataaagctatATTAAGAGGAGATTTGAGCAGTTTATATTTTGGAAAATACGTTATCATTGGAAGAAAAACGCTCATTTGTCCTTGCTTCATAAGTAATAAAGAAAGTCTAAATAACACCGCGCACATTAATACTGATAGAAATAACCCAAATGAggaaaacaaattaaataaaagtttatATGTACCTGTAAGTATTGgtaattatgtttatattggAAATGATTGTATAGTTAAAGCAGCTCTTATAGGTAATAATGTTATCATAGGAAACAATTGTGTCATTGGTGAACGAGTTGTAATAAAAGACAACGTAATTATTAAAGATAATACGTTTATTCCGAATGATACGAATATTGCAcctttttctaaatatgCAGGGTGTCCAgcaaaatttgtaaaattattgcCAGAATCGGCAGAAATGTTTTTAAAGGACATTCCTTATATGcactataaaaattttacgcCGGAAATTTAG
- the PmUG01_03030000 gene encoding conserved Plasmodium protein, unknown function: MNNNECCQALEETSASITLPKENNYKGNNIEGVHRYHKIYMSYLHLYFCVIDFTETIFISVNDENNELTDLQVSYPEDADNTICLVGVPHSYGNDIARLLGIKFKIPFYVSVNVDESDENLTNFIFSSCLEILKPLLKNR, translated from the exons atgaataataatgaatGCTGTCAAGCTTTAGAAGAAACAAGCGCAAGCATAACTCTTCCGAAGGAAAACAACTACAAAGGAAACAATATAGAAGGGGTCCATAGatatcataaaatttatatgagtTATTTGCATTTATACTTTTGCGTTATCGATTTTACCGAAACGATTTTTATTTCTGTAAATGATGAGAATAATGAATTGACAGATTTACAGGTATCCTACCCA GAGGACGCTGACAATACTATTTGCCTGGTGGGGGTACCCCATTCGTACGGAAACGATATAGCTCGGTTGTTAG GAATAAAATTCAAGATTCCCTTTTATGTGAGTGTCAATGTGGATGAAAGTGATGAGAACctaacaaattttattttttcaagttGCTTAGAAATATTGAAACCTTTACTTAAAAATAGATGA
- the PmUG01_03030100 gene encoding metallo-hydrolase/oxidoreductase, putative produces the protein MLYLFSYYYFVILSLFNISLIHSLVYKRTPCYYLTSNDNSSLLYYILNRKRKNKLSRQSKKSTTLFIQKKREKDNLKHKRGSSHGDASTGVEELAEVGERTEVGYLADIDDKKKIVNKIKRGVDRLLFVNRSLFDIYDEEGINLAGYDTWSSGKRMMKRKRRRKKKREEKAQRVLNKQNETDGIGGIGGTDKIDENGDNGDNGENGENDEADETDETDETDECPEVINKLIGKKNFELCEDNFKLYDELITSITCNNAISLNRSHLKIDWFDNMFYNYIHMLLLNEEEVGGGGESMKKEETEELPDQTGSNLIGKKEGDDRNEDGGEYHNYDNDHYNYGYDYRNYCNHYTSHVKSSRTPSGNEVHGLSKNTAITFNRSEKEEPPPKALNEAEYNYKNVNYDKKNMNEIKKFGKERKKNAINNIVKKLILMKEVLTYLSNKYKIDIKNIYIEPNTCDIKVKRNSFKDNEEKKSDWKLIFLGTGSMYPSTSRGTSSFIFQTTKKEFNEAYLFDCGENTFISLQRANIKVNKIRNIFITHLHGDHCLGLISVLTMLRNSNSINIYGPEGIYRFLKNNLNSTYSKRIARFVVHELKLGNVGSVGNVGGVGNVGGVGSVGNVGSVGNVGSVGNVGGVGNTSVVSSVSNVGNYGGRSSTGIRNPNGCGLFPKNRSDLVHIYKNEENVYSILKNDFLQIEGVPIKHTVPTIGYIIKELRANNKLNSVYINELIKKNYEELKQWKNLDYIPYKIYENMIKKMNAKDILIFPDKTKLTFDNAYTEVHKERKIVVCQDTYDASNLEKFAKDADVLIHESTNSLVDLTDNILISDGFHDKNFKAQVDESLSGESSLEVEKAEEKKSPQKILNSTCSLDVTESLLEHLNEISSEDKNRGHLASNCTDAEGKRAARFMEKGKVHDSNLATPTAASSMYVSITENVLKHGCDKKLKEKKILLKSKKLNNDDLVRYYNKVIAERGHSTANMAGNFAKKINASKLILTHFSQRYIGDNKLKNIIIMKKIESEALDSFLDNPSKEEHAHIELDKRAFVNEEGAEAKQMEQNATDEHGFHERTRQGWDNVSVNNSSNSADKLSGKKVVAAYDGLIVYVPPQRRG, from the coding sequence AtgttatatcttttttcatattactattttgttattttgtcgctttttaatatttcactGATACATAGCTTAGTATATAAGAGAACACCTTGTTATTATCTAACAAGTAACGATAATAGctctttattatattacatattaaataggaaaagaaaaaataaattaagtcGACAGAGTAAAAAGTCGACAACATTATTTATACAGAAAAAGAGGgaaaaagataatttaaaacataaacGAGGAAGCAGTCATGGAGATGCATCAACCGGAGTAGAGGAACTGGCGGAAGTGGGAGAACGGACTGAAGTGGGCTACCTAGCCGACATAGATGATAAGAAAAAGATagtaaacaaaataaagagaGGAGTAGATAGACTACTGTTTGTAAACAGAAGcttatttgatatatatgaTGAAGAAGGGATAAATTTAGCGGGATACGATACATGGTCCTCTGGAAAGAGGAtgatgaaaaggaaaaggagaaggaaaaagaaaagggaGGAAAAGGCGCAAAGGGTGCTCAATAAGCAAAATGAAACTGACGGAATTGGCGGAATTGGTGGAACCGATAAAATTGACGAAAATGGCGATAATGGCGATAATGGCGAAAATGGCGAAAATGACGAGGCTGACGAGACTGACGAGACTGACGAGACTGATGAATGCCCAGAGGTGATTAACAAATTAATTGGGAAGAAAAATTTTGAGTTATGTGAAGATAATTTCAAGTTATACGATGAACTAATAACCAGTATCACTTGTAATAATGCAATTAGTTTGAATAGAAGCCATTTAAAGATTGATTGGTTTGacaatatgttttataactatatacatatgctttTGTTGAATGAGGAAGAAGTGGGGGGAGGGGGTGAATCCATGAAGAAAGAGGAAACTGAGGAGTTGCCAGATCAAACTGGTAGTAACTTGATAGGTAAAAAGGAGGGGGATGACAGGAATGAGGACGGAGGGGAATACCACAATTACGATAACGATCATTACAACTATGGCTATGATTACAGGAACTATTGCAACCACTATACCAGCCACGTTAAAAGCAGTAGAACACCTAGCGGAAATGAAGTACATGGTTTAAGTAAAAACACCGCGATTACGTTTAACCGGTCCGAAAAAGAGGAGCCTCCCCCTAAGGCTCTAAATGAAGCGGAATATAActacaaaaatgtaaattatgaTAAGAAAAACATGAATGAAATTAAGAAGTTTGGtaaagagagaaaaaaaaatgcaataaataatatagtgaaaaaattaattttaatgaaagaGGTACTCACatatttaagtaataaatataaaatcgacatcaaaaatatttatattgaaCCAAATACATGTGATATAAAAGTTAAAAGAAATAGTTTTAAagataatgaagaaaaaaaaagtgattggaagttaatatttttaggtACTGGTTCAATGTATCCTTCAACTAGTCGAGGTACatcatcatttatttttcaaactacaaaaaaagaatttaatgAAGCATATTTATTCGATTGTGGTGAGAATACCTTTATATCTTTGCAGAGGgcaaatataaaagttaataaaattagaaatatatttattacccATTTGCATGGGGATCATTGCCTTGGGTTAATATCTGTGTTAACCATGCTTAGGAATTCAAAcagcataaatatatatggccCAGAGGGGATATACCGATTTTTGAAGAACAACCTTAACAGTACCTACTCGAAGAGGATAGCACGCTTTGTTGTCCATGAGTTGAAGCTGGGAAATGTTGGCAGTGTTGGCAATGTTGGAGGTGTTGGCAATGTTGGAGGTGTTGGCAGTGTTGGCAATGTTGGCAGTGTTGGCAATGTTGGCAGTGTTGGCAATGTTGGAGGTGTTGGCAATACTAGCGTCGTTAGCAGTGTTAGTAATGTTGGTAATTATGGAGGTCGTAGCAGTACCGGAATTCGAAATCCAAATGGTTGTGGCTTGTTTCCAAAAAACAGAAGTGATCTAGTgcatatttacaaaaatgaagaaaacgTGTACAGCATATTGAAGAATGACTTCTTACAAATAGAGGGAGTACCAATTAAGCACACGGTTCCGACCATTGGGTACATAATAAAAGAGCTACGTGCAAACAATAAGTTGAATTCGGTGTATATTAATGAgcttattaaaaagaattacgAGGAATTAAAGCAGTGGAAAAATTTAGATTATATaccttataaaatatatgaaaatatgataaaaaaaatgaatgcaAAGGATATACTTATATTCCCAGATAAAACAAAGTTAACTTTTGATAATGCATACACAGAAGTACAtaaggaaagaaaaatagtaGTGTGTCAAGATACTTATGATGCAtctaatttagaaaaatttgCCAAAGATGCAGATGTTCTTATTCATGAATCTACCAATAGTTTGGTTGACTTAACCgataacattttaatatcGGACGGTTTTCATGATAAGAATTTTAAAGCGCAAGTTGACGAATCGTTAAGCGGCGAATCGTCACTTGAGGTGGAGAAAGCGGAGGAGAAGAAATCCcctcaaaaaatattaaattcgACTTGTTCTTTAGATGTAACAGAGTCGTTGTTAGAACATCTAAACGAAATCTCGTCTGAGGATAAGAACAGAGGGCACCTTGCTTCGAATTGTACCGATGCAGAAGGAAAGAGAGCTGCACGATTTATGGAGAAGGGGAAAGTACATGATTCTAATTTGGCTACACCAACTGCCGCTTCTTCCATGTATGTTTCCATTACAGAGAATGTGCTTAAACACGGCtgtgataaaaaattaaaagaaaaaaaaattttgctaaaaagtaaaaaactAAATAATGATGACTTGGTAAGGTACTATAACAAGGTCATTGCAGAAAGGGGGCATTCCACTGCAAATATGGCTGGAAATTTtgctaaaaaaattaacgcaagtaaattaatattaacacACTTTTCTCAACGATACATAGGAGATaacaagttaaaaaatataatcattATGAAGAAAATTGAATCGGAGGCGTTGGACTCATTTCTGGACAATCCCTCAAAGGAAGAACACGCGCATATAGAGCTGGACAAGAGAGCATTTGTAAATGAAGAAGGAGCAGAAGCAAAACAAATGGAGCAAAATGCAACAGATGAACATGGTTTTCATGAACGAACAAGGCAAGGATGGGATAATGTATCtgttaataatagtagtaatagcgCAGATAAGCTCAGTGGTAAAAAAGTTGTTGCTGCATATGACGGTCTAATTGTATATGTACCTCCACAAAGGAGGGGGTAA